CTTCCAAGGTGCTTTAAACCGACAGGCCGTCCGCTTGTAATTCTCCGCACCCTGCTCGACGAGTCCCTTTAGCGAATACTTGAGACAGGTGTAGGTGTGTGAATGAACTTGACAGCAGAACGCGATGAAGTTGGATTCTTCATCGAAGACGGCAGTAAGAACCTAAATGCTATCCATCATTCCTTACATGGCATAGATTGGTTTCCTCTCTTGGTGGACGGCCCTTccagcatcttcatccaagcaCTCGTAAAAAACCGAGTCCACGTACCGAATTACTTGTGTACGGTATATGTCTTCTTTCGGATTAGCCATATCGTGCAGTAGGGATAGCAATTATATGTTCCTGTCTAGCCAAAGGAGCCCACGTAAATAGAGACTGCCTTGTTCATTTGTCTCCACCGTTGCATAGTTACGGCTAATCTTGCCAAAAACTGACTCCTCGCTTGCCCTGACGTATATGTCGAAGAAGAGGGACACTTCTCGGTGGAAGAAAATAGCAGCGCTGACTGGATCCATGAGTAAGAGCGATATATCGGGGTCACTTGTAGTCTTTGTCTCTCACatctctgcctctgccttcCTCAGCCAGTCCACCGTCAGGCTGAGGGTGCATTGAGATTGAGGCAAGTAGTTCATCGATACTTGTGAATCCGTTTTCTTCCAGGCCTCGGTCGCTATCCGAGACTATGTGGTCAAGTCCGTCTGTGTCTTCTGACCTACAGACGACTCCTCCCTCCGCATGCGGTCCATGATAACGCTTGGAACATCGGTGCTGTCAGCATACCGCCAGTTCTCCATCTCGGCCCGATCAATTTTGATATGTTCGTAAAGGGGGTCATTCTTTTGAAGCCATACGAGGGCGGCAGTGACCCGAGATTTGCGTACTTGAAGTACATGGTGCGGCACTCGAAGCACACGGAGGGTGTGGCTTGAATTGTACCAAAAaagcaaaggcaaaggcacaCCTGTGGCACGGCTAGTGGCGTAGTAGTGTAGAGCGCGGAAGGAAGAACCTTTCGTTCCTCAAGGCACTAGGCACCAGAGCGAAATCGGACAAATGCCGCAACGCGACCGATGcacaccacatgcagttgGAGTATGAAATCTCCAGCTGTGAGACATACCAATGGCGACtgccttctccttctcccaaCCCCTCCGACTCCGGACTCTGTCCTCAGCAACCCTCACAATGCCCGGCTTCGTCCTCACCAAAGACCACGTCCGCAAAGCATTCTCCCACCTAGGGGAAATCCAAGACCTCGAGCACCGCAAAAAGTTCCTCACAGAGTACACGGTCCCCAACGTCACATGGACCTGCACCGGCAGCGCGCACTCGCTGGCCGGGACGCGGCACAGCGTGCAGGCCCACGAGGACGCCACCTTTAAGCGGCTGGGGCGAAACCTCACGGGCCCCATCAAATTCACGGCAACAAGAGTCATTGTCGACGCGGAGCGCGAACAGGACGGCTGGTGGTGCACCGTCGAGACCAAGGGCGAGGCCACCCGGACCACGGGCCAGCCGTACAACAACGAGTACGCCTGGCTGATGCGCTGGAACGACGAGGGCAAGATTGTCGAGATACGAAGCTACTGGGACACCATGCTCTCTGAAAAGGTCCTCCTGGGACAAGAATGAGGAAGCAGCTCCGCGGGGGACTAGTCACGACGAGGTTACGCCACATACGGGAATATACAACAGGTTCTCGGCAATTTATAGACAATATATACACTTTTTCGCCAGCAGGAGTAATTCATGTTCGTGGTATCACAGGTCTCACCCCACAGCAAAGCCTGCCTTGCTGCACCAAGACTCTCCGCGCGTCCAGGTCCCTCCGTCTACGCCTTCTTGGGCGCCCAGCCAAGACGGTTGTTGCCCGCGTCAAAGACAACCAGCGCCGCCTTGAGGGCAATGTCGCCAAAGATGTTCTGGCCAAGCTGACCGCTGCTCTGGATGCCGCCGAAGCAGGTCGAGCTGCTCTCCTGGGCGGGCGCGTagttgatgatgctgccggggatggtgatggtggcccTGCCCACGCCGAAGCGAAAGTCGGGCAGCGTGGCGCCGCAGTCGAAGACGTAGCCGCCCATCTGCCGGTTGTTCTGGGCGCCCTGGACCTGGGCGTAGTAGGCTTCGACGATGCCATCGTCGATGAGGAGCAGCGTGGTGCCCGTGTCGGCGATGCCCTGGATCTGGGCGGGCTGGAGGTCGCCGTTGCCCACGGCGTATCCGGAGGCAGTGAAGCCCCAGAAGCCGCGGCTGCTGTCGAGCTCGGTGTAGGAAATCTCCCCGTCGTGCTCCTGCTCGTCAATGTAGCCAAAGTTGTAGGTGCCGTCTAGTTACTCCCCCGTTAGTATTCTGCTGCTTCTACCTTGGATGGTGCGAGTGCTTACCGGCAGCGTGCTTCAGGTTGGCCGTGAACAGAGGCGCCTTGAGGCTGTCCTTGATGTTGGAGAACCACGTCTTTTGCTGCGTCGGCTTGACCGTGTTGATCTCGTCAAAggcaaggccgaggaggccaGAGTTCTGGGACGGGCCCCTGGTGAACTGGGCAGAGACCGTCTTGGCAGATTCCACGGCCTGCTGCTTGACAGTCAACCCGCCGACGGTGACCTGGTCGAGGTAGACGTCACCTTGGCAGGTGCTTCCATCGCCGTACTGGATGGACCAGGACGCTCCTTCAAGCGGCTTGGCAGACGAGCTGGATTGGATGTCATAGATCTTCTGGCCGTTGACTTGGCTCTGCTGGGTCTCGCTGCTAAATACCCAGAGGTCACTTGAGCCGGTGTCAAAGTCGAGATATAGCTTCTGAGGAGGAGTACCGATGTCAACTTCGGCCAGATATTCCAGGTCACCAACCCCGGGGGGAGGCTTGGCAGGATCTGAACCAGTACCATCCTGGCGCTTCTGCAGTCCCAGGTCCTCTTCAATACGAGACACCAGGGAAGAAAGCTCTGTGGGCAAAGGGACGTTGTACTTGTTGTAAGCCTTGGCGAGGGCCAGAGGGCCGTTGGGCTTGAAGTTCTTGTTGTGAACGGCGTTGATGGAAAGAGTCTGGGTCTGACCAGCTGCGGGTAAAGCAGCGGCGAGGTTGCCAGCGATGGCGAGGGAGGCAAGAAAGGCTCCAAAGGTTTGCATCGTGATTTGTCTATATGATACGTGTTGCTTGGCCAAGAATGTTGAAAACCTGTGGTGATGAGAAGCCAGCCAGATTGCAgaggaggcggtggtggcttcAATTTATACCTTTTGCTCGAGATGCCATGGTTTGATCGTCATCTCAAACAATATTGTATCAAAGGAGCTCCCATCTTCCACGAAGCCCTTCCACGCCCTTG
The DNA window shown above is from Metarhizium brunneum chromosome 1, complete sequence and carries:
- the EAPA_0 gene encoding Endothiapepsin, translating into MQTFGAFLASLAIAGNLAAALPAAGQTQTLSINAVHNKNFKPNGPLALAKAYNKYNVPLPTELSSLVSRIEEDLGLQKRQDGTGSDPAKPPPGVGDLEYLAEVDIGTPPQKLYLDFDTGSSDLWVFSSETQQSQVNGQKIYDIQSSSSAKPLEGASWSIQYGDGSTCQGDVYLDQVTVGGLTVKQQAVESAKTVSAQFTRGPSQNSGLLGLAFDEINTVKPTQQKTWFSNIKDSLKAPLFTANLKHAADGTYNFGYIDEQEHDGEISYTELDSSRGFWGFTASGYAVGNGDLQPAQIQGIADTGTTLLLIDDGIVEAYYAQVQGAQNNRQMGGYVFDCGATLPDFRFGVGRATITIPGSIINYAPAQESSSTCFGGIQSSGQLGQNIFGDIALKAALVVFDAGNNRLGWAPKKA